The following coding sequences are from one Rutidosis leptorrhynchoides isolate AG116_Rl617_1_P2 chromosome 11, CSIRO_AGI_Rlap_v1, whole genome shotgun sequence window:
- the LOC139876706 gene encoding uncharacterized protein isoform X2 — protein sequence MSSDRNLMNNNNEIGFQTRSSNSASRQNLQTGSIPNENDNSEYSSDEQERLARVKAQKEEIQYLREQITFASVKERQLLNEKYTLEKKFSELRLALDEKQNEAIESAADELARRKGVLDENLRLAHELKVAEDERYIFVSSLVGLLAEYGILPRVTNAAALSDSIKHLHDQMQQKIRTSQGQPRFPPSPYNNPTGGRQLEPNFDVSNYAPENDRRERNSLIINGQISQPLNNDNRQSFSSRSISEKAAHVYDYNRVNNNRFDSGDDDSYFRQPPINEALEDGPGIDGFQIIGDAKPGGKLVGCGFPVRGTSLCMFQWVRHLQDGTREYIEGATNPEYVVTADDVDKLIAVECIPMDDQGRQGEIVRLFANEQNKITCDPEMQQEIDKYMAAGQASFSVLLLMDSSENWEQTTFYMRRSNYQIKINRTQEIFIDEKYSSDLSIKIPSGLTTQFVLTRPNGSSHPFNTFNDVRMRDSLVLTMRMFQSKVLFLHL from the exons ATGTCTTCTGATAGGAACTTGATGAATAATAATAACGAAATTGGTTTTCAGACACGATCCTCAAATTCTGCTAGCCG GCAAAATCTTCAAACGGGGTCGATTCCCAACGAAAATGACAACAGTGAATATTCTTCGGATGAACAG GAACGTCTTGCTCGTGTTAAAGCTCAAAAGGAGGAAATTCAGTATCTTCGAGAACAAATAACGTTTGCAAGTGTTAAG GAGCGACAGTTATTGAATGAAAAATATACGTTGGAAAAGAAATTTTCGGAGCTACGACTG GCTCTAGATGAGAAACAAAATGAAGCAATTGAGTCTGCTGCCGATGAACTAGCTCGTAGAAAAGGCGTTCTTGATGAAAATCTAAGATTAGCTCATGAATTGAAG GTTGCCGAAGATGAGAGGTATATATTTGTGTCGTCTTTGGTGGGTCTATTGGCTGAATACGGCATTTTGCCACGTGTCACAAATGCTGCAGCTCTTTCCGATAGCATAAAG CACTTACATGACCAAATGCAACAGAAGATTAGAACATCACAG GGTCAACCGCGATTTCCACCTTCACCCTATAACAATCCGACAGGTGGCAGACAGCTGGAACCAAATTTTGACGTTTCTAATTACGCACCTGAAAATGACCGTAGAGAAAGGAACAGCTTGATCATAAATGGTCAAATCAGTCAACCACTAAATAACGATAATCGACAGAGTTTTTCTTCCAGGTCGATTAG TGAGAAGGCAGCACACGTTTATGATTATAATCGGGTGAATAATAATAGATTTGACAGTGGAGATGATGACAGTTATTTTCGGCAACCCCCGATTAATGAGGCTTTAGAAG ATGGCCCGGGAATTGATGGCTTCCAAATAATTGGGGACGCAAAACCTGGCGGTAAACTTGTCGGCTGCGGATTTCCAGTTCGTGGGACCTCACTCTGCATGTTTCAG TGGGTTCGTCACCTTCAAGACGGCACTAGGGAGTACATCGAGG GGGCTACAAATCCGGAATACGTTGTTACGGCCGATGATGTCGATAAACTTATAGCTGTCGAGTGCATACCTATGGATGACCAAGGTCGTCAG GGGGAAATAGTTCGACTCTTTGCCAATGAGCAGAACAAGATAACGTGTG ATCCAGAAATGCAACAGGAAATTGACAAATATATGGCAGCTGGTCAAGCGTCGTTTAGTGTTCTGCTGCtg ATGGATTCGTCTGAGAATTGGGAGCAAACAACTTTTTATATGAGACGATCAAACTATCAAATAAAGATTAATCGGACTCAAGAAATATTCATCGACGAGAAATATTCCAGCGATTTATCG ATTAAAATTCCTTCTGGGCTTACTACGCAATTTGTGTTGACACGTCCTAATGGTTCCTCACATCCTTTTAATACGTTCAATGATGTTCG AATGCGAGATTCTCTAGTGCTCACCATGAGAATGTTCCAAAGCAAGGTATTGTTTTTACATTTGTAA
- the LOC139876706 gene encoding uncharacterized protein isoform X3 has translation MSSDRNLMNNNNEIGFQTRSSNSASRQNLQTGSIPNENDNSEYSSDEQERLARVKAQKEEIQYLREQITFASVKERQLLNEKYTLEKKFSELRLALDEKQNEAIESAADELARRKGVLDENLRLAHELKVAEDERYIFVSSLVGLLAEYGILPRVTNAAALSDSIKHLHDQMQQKIRTSQGQPRFPPSPYNNPTGGRQLEPNFDVSNYAPENDRRERNSLIINGQISQPLNNDNRQSFSSSEKAAHVYDYNRVNNNRFDSGDDDSYFRQPPINEALEDGPGIDGFQIIGDAKPGGKLVGCGFPVRGTSLCMFQWVRHLQDGTREYIEGATNPEYVVTADDVDKLIAVECIPMDDQGRQGEIVRLFANEQNKITCDPEMQQEIDKYMAAGQASFSVLLLMDSSENWEQTTFYMRRSNYQIKINRTQEIFIDEKYSSDLSIKIPSGLTTQFVLTRPNGSSHPFNTFNDVRMRDSLVLTMRMFQSKVLFLHL, from the exons ATGTCTTCTGATAGGAACTTGATGAATAATAATAACGAAATTGGTTTTCAGACACGATCCTCAAATTCTGCTAGCCG GCAAAATCTTCAAACGGGGTCGATTCCCAACGAAAATGACAACAGTGAATATTCTTCGGATGAACAG GAACGTCTTGCTCGTGTTAAAGCTCAAAAGGAGGAAATTCAGTATCTTCGAGAACAAATAACGTTTGCAAGTGTTAAG GAGCGACAGTTATTGAATGAAAAATATACGTTGGAAAAGAAATTTTCGGAGCTACGACTG GCTCTAGATGAGAAACAAAATGAAGCAATTGAGTCTGCTGCCGATGAACTAGCTCGTAGAAAAGGCGTTCTTGATGAAAATCTAAGATTAGCTCATGAATTGAAG GTTGCCGAAGATGAGAGGTATATATTTGTGTCGTCTTTGGTGGGTCTATTGGCTGAATACGGCATTTTGCCACGTGTCACAAATGCTGCAGCTCTTTCCGATAGCATAAAG CACTTACATGACCAAATGCAACAGAAGATTAGAACATCACAG GGTCAACCGCGATTTCCACCTTCACCCTATAACAATCCGACAGGTGGCAGACAGCTGGAACCAAATTTTGACGTTTCTAATTACGCACCTGAAAATGACCGTAGAGAAAGGAACAGCTTGATCATAAATGGTCAAATCAGTCAACCACTAAATAACGATAATCGACAGAGTTTTTCTTCCAG TGAGAAGGCAGCACACGTTTATGATTATAATCGGGTGAATAATAATAGATTTGACAGTGGAGATGATGACAGTTATTTTCGGCAACCCCCGATTAATGAGGCTTTAGAAG ATGGCCCGGGAATTGATGGCTTCCAAATAATTGGGGACGCAAAACCTGGCGGTAAACTTGTCGGCTGCGGATTTCCAGTTCGTGGGACCTCACTCTGCATGTTTCAG TGGGTTCGTCACCTTCAAGACGGCACTAGGGAGTACATCGAGG GGGCTACAAATCCGGAATACGTTGTTACGGCCGATGATGTCGATAAACTTATAGCTGTCGAGTGCATACCTATGGATGACCAAGGTCGTCAG GGGGAAATAGTTCGACTCTTTGCCAATGAGCAGAACAAGATAACGTGTG ATCCAGAAATGCAACAGGAAATTGACAAATATATGGCAGCTGGTCAAGCGTCGTTTAGTGTTCTGCTGCtg ATGGATTCGTCTGAGAATTGGGAGCAAACAACTTTTTATATGAGACGATCAAACTATCAAATAAAGATTAATCGGACTCAAGAAATATTCATCGACGAGAAATATTCCAGCGATTTATCG ATTAAAATTCCTTCTGGGCTTACTACGCAATTTGTGTTGACACGTCCTAATGGTTCCTCACATCCTTTTAATACGTTCAATGATGTTCG AATGCGAGATTCTCTAGTGCTCACCATGAGAATGTTCCAAAGCAAGGTATTGTTTTTACATTTGTAA
- the LOC139876706 gene encoding uncharacterized protein isoform X1, translated as MSSDRNLMNNNNEIGFQTRSSNSASRQNLQTGSIPNENDNSEYSSDEQERLARVKAQKEEIQYLREQITFASVKERQLLNEKYTLEKKFSELRLALDEKQNEAIESAADELARRKGVLDENLRLAHELKVAEDERYIFVSSLVGLLAEYGILPRVTNAAALSDSIKHLHDQMQQKIRTSQGQPRFPPSPYNNPTGGRQLEPNFDVSNYAPENDRRERNSLIINGQISQPLNNDNRQSFSSRSIRLAYEKAAHVYDYNRVNNNRFDSGDDDSYFRQPPINEALEDGPGIDGFQIIGDAKPGGKLVGCGFPVRGTSLCMFQWVRHLQDGTREYIEGATNPEYVVTADDVDKLIAVECIPMDDQGRQGEIVRLFANEQNKITCDPEMQQEIDKYMAAGQASFSVLLLMDSSENWEQTTFYMRRSNYQIKINRTQEIFIDEKYSSDLSIKIPSGLTTQFVLTRPNGSSHPFNTFNDVRMRDSLVLTMRMFQSKVLFLHL; from the exons ATGTCTTCTGATAGGAACTTGATGAATAATAATAACGAAATTGGTTTTCAGACACGATCCTCAAATTCTGCTAGCCG GCAAAATCTTCAAACGGGGTCGATTCCCAACGAAAATGACAACAGTGAATATTCTTCGGATGAACAG GAACGTCTTGCTCGTGTTAAAGCTCAAAAGGAGGAAATTCAGTATCTTCGAGAACAAATAACGTTTGCAAGTGTTAAG GAGCGACAGTTATTGAATGAAAAATATACGTTGGAAAAGAAATTTTCGGAGCTACGACTG GCTCTAGATGAGAAACAAAATGAAGCAATTGAGTCTGCTGCCGATGAACTAGCTCGTAGAAAAGGCGTTCTTGATGAAAATCTAAGATTAGCTCATGAATTGAAG GTTGCCGAAGATGAGAGGTATATATTTGTGTCGTCTTTGGTGGGTCTATTGGCTGAATACGGCATTTTGCCACGTGTCACAAATGCTGCAGCTCTTTCCGATAGCATAAAG CACTTACATGACCAAATGCAACAGAAGATTAGAACATCACAG GGTCAACCGCGATTTCCACCTTCACCCTATAACAATCCGACAGGTGGCAGACAGCTGGAACCAAATTTTGACGTTTCTAATTACGCACCTGAAAATGACCGTAGAGAAAGGAACAGCTTGATCATAAATGGTCAAATCAGTCAACCACTAAATAACGATAATCGACAGAGTTTTTCTTCCAGGTCGATTAGGTTGGCCTA TGAGAAGGCAGCACACGTTTATGATTATAATCGGGTGAATAATAATAGATTTGACAGTGGAGATGATGACAGTTATTTTCGGCAACCCCCGATTAATGAGGCTTTAGAAG ATGGCCCGGGAATTGATGGCTTCCAAATAATTGGGGACGCAAAACCTGGCGGTAAACTTGTCGGCTGCGGATTTCCAGTTCGTGGGACCTCACTCTGCATGTTTCAG TGGGTTCGTCACCTTCAAGACGGCACTAGGGAGTACATCGAGG GGGCTACAAATCCGGAATACGTTGTTACGGCCGATGATGTCGATAAACTTATAGCTGTCGAGTGCATACCTATGGATGACCAAGGTCGTCAG GGGGAAATAGTTCGACTCTTTGCCAATGAGCAGAACAAGATAACGTGTG ATCCAGAAATGCAACAGGAAATTGACAAATATATGGCAGCTGGTCAAGCGTCGTTTAGTGTTCTGCTGCtg ATGGATTCGTCTGAGAATTGGGAGCAAACAACTTTTTATATGAGACGATCAAACTATCAAATAAAGATTAATCGGACTCAAGAAATATTCATCGACGAGAAATATTCCAGCGATTTATCG ATTAAAATTCCTTCTGGGCTTACTACGCAATTTGTGTTGACACGTCCTAATGGTTCCTCACATCCTTTTAATACGTTCAATGATGTTCG AATGCGAGATTCTCTAGTGCTCACCATGAGAATGTTCCAAAGCAAGGTATTGTTTTTACATTTGTAA